A part of Clostridium novyi genomic DNA contains:
- a CDS encoding Ger(x)C family spore germination C-terminal domain-containing protein, whose protein sequence is MKLKKIYFIIAFLVFVISYMVDVNEYVAIENLDIPIGIGYDLINGKTKNPIYSIPISVYQFLPGNSTLNTTVTTGKAEGIANTREDRQTKSNRKFILGTEKVVLISQEVAERSIEDLINILFNNTYANDTARVAIFKGKTIDALKAKVKGYNSSADYIRGMIDSCINYNFFSDNHKMIDIYTRVLGEGRSATLPYIEMDNGEFKMSGMGIFKGSKLKYIADREEAKIINLLRENKGLGIINLKNKNGEMTNLSVLSRKRIKCKKEGEKYKFTINLELDSDMIENNFYKRVSDNPRITKKIEKEAEEVIIKKTNNFIKKMQNDIKFDCLELGKVAAAKYGRRTNTDWDKVMCESEIKVNVKVKLERLGRGIL, encoded by the coding sequence ATGAAGTTAAAAAAAATATATTTTATAATTGCATTTTTGGTATTTGTCATTTCTTATATGGTGGATGTTAATGAGTATGTAGCAATAGAAAACTTAGATATACCTATAGGTATAGGTTATGATTTAATAAATGGAAAAACTAAGAATCCTATATATAGCATTCCTATATCTGTATATCAATTTTTACCTGGGAATTCAACTCTTAATACTACAGTTACTACAGGAAAGGCAGAGGGTATTGCCAATACTAGAGAAGATAGACAAACGAAGTCAAATAGGAAATTTATACTTGGAACTGAAAAGGTAGTTTTAATAAGTCAGGAAGTTGCAGAAAGGTCTATTGAAGATTTGATAAATATTTTATTTAATAATACTTATGCAAATGATACAGCAAGAGTTGCAATTTTTAAAGGAAAAACAATAGATGCATTAAAGGCTAAAGTTAAAGGCTATAATAGTTCTGCTGATTATATAAGAGGTATGATTGATAGTTGTATAAATTATAATTTCTTTTCTGATAATCATAAAATGATAGATATATATACTAGAGTTTTAGGGGAAGGAAGAAGTGCTACTTTGCCATATATAGAAATGGATAATGGAGAATTTAAAATGAGTGGAATGGGAATTTTTAAAGGAAGTAAATTAAAGTATATAGCAGATAGAGAAGAAGCAAAGATTATAAATCTTTTAAGGGAAAATAAAGGTTTGGGAATTATAAATTTAAAAAATAAAAATGGAGAAATGACTAATTTAAGTGTATTGAGTAGGAAGAGAATTAAATGTAAAAAGGAAGGAGAGAAATATAAGTTTACTATAAATTTAGAATTAGATAGTGATATGATAGAAAATAATTTTTATAAAAGGGTATCAGATAATCCTAGAATTACAAAGAAGATAGAGAAGGAAGCAGAAGAAGTTATAATAAAGAAGACTAATAATTTTATAAAAAAGATGCAAAATGATATTAAATTTGATTGTCTGGAACTTGGAAAAGTTGCTGCAGCTAAATATGGAAGAAGAACTAATACAGATTGGGATAAGGTTATGTGTGAATCAGAGATTAAAGTAAATGTTAAAGTTAAATTGGAAAGATTGGGAAGAGGTATATTATAA
- a CDS encoding methionyl aminopeptidase, which yields MSKLSRNDKCWCGSGKKYKNCHLSMDERLSELELQGLIAPPRNIIKTPEQIEGIRKSSKVTKKVLDMVAERIKEGVTTDEINTWVHEYTLELGAEPAPLNYMGYPKSVCISINEVVCHGIPSDRVLKNGDIVNVDVTSKLNGYYGDASRMFIIGEASSEAVKLVETAKECLDIGIQQVKPYSSTGDIGYAIEKLAKERGYSVVREFGGHGVGVEFHEEPFIDHCGVKNTGMILVPGMTFTIEPMINEGTYKCKILDDEWTAITADGKLTAQWEHTILVTEDGVEILTA from the coding sequence ATGAGTAAGTTATCAAGAAATGATAAATGTTGGTGCGGAAGTGGGAAAAAATATAAAAATTGTCATTTGTCAATGGACGAAAGATTAAGTGAACTTGAATTACAAGGGCTTATAGCTCCACCAAGAAATATTATAAAAACTCCTGAACAAATAGAAGGTATAAGAAAAAGTAGTAAAGTAACTAAGAAAGTACTAGATATGGTTGCTGAGAGAATAAAAGAAGGAGTAACTACGGATGAAATTAATACATGGGTTCATGAATATACATTAGAATTAGGAGCAGAACCAGCACCTCTTAATTATATGGGATATCCAAAGAGTGTATGCATATCCATAAATGAAGTTGTATGCCATGGCATACCAAGTGATAGAGTTTTAAAAAATGGGGATATAGTTAATGTAGATGTAACAAGTAAATTAAATGGATATTATGGTGATGCTAGCAGAATGTTTATAATTGGAGAGGCATCCAGTGAAGCAGTTAAATTAGTGGAGACAGCTAAAGAATGCCTAGATATAGGAATACAACAAGTTAAGCCATATTCATCAACTGGAGATATAGGATATGCTATTGAAAAACTTGCAAAAGAAAGAGGATATTCTGTAGTACGTGAATTTGGAGGACATGGTGTTGGAGTTGAATTCCATGAGGAACCTTTTATTGATCATTGTGGAGTTAAAAATACAGGAATGATATTAGTTCCAGGAATGACTTTTACTATCGAACCTATGATTAATGAAGGAACATATAAGTGTAAAATATTAGATGATGAATGGACTGCTATTACAGCAGACGGAAAATTAACAGCTCAATGGGAACATACAATATTAGTCACAGAAGATGGAGTTGAAATATTAACTGCATAA
- a CDS encoding HAD-IB family hydrolase, whose protein sequence is MTKTIAAFFDIDGTLYREGLITEIFKKFITSEFIKPERWYNEVRHYYIKWDKRLGNYDDYLLKMADIYIEAIKGLHKTQVEFIAKRVIESKGDRVYTYTRDMIAWHKKQGHKLITISGSPVELVREMSIKHGFDDYIGTEYLIDETQKYTGNIVPMWDRVSKEKAINNFVKKYNIDLNKSYAYGDTLGDFSMFKSVGNPRAINPTRELINAVIKDPIIKEKVKIIVERKDVVYKLNSETLDIL, encoded by the coding sequence ATGACAAAAACAATAGCAGCTTTTTTCGATATCGATGGTACTTTGTATAGAGAAGGTCTTATAACTGAAATTTTCAAAAAATTCATCACATCAGAATTTATTAAACCTGAACGCTGGTACAACGAAGTTAGACATTATTATATAAAATGGGATAAAAGATTAGGGAACTATGATGATTATTTATTAAAAATGGCAGATATATATATAGAAGCTATAAAAGGACTTCACAAAACCCAAGTAGAATTTATAGCTAAAAGAGTTATTGAATCTAAAGGAGATAGAGTTTACACATACACAAGAGATATGATAGCTTGGCATAAAAAACAAGGACATAAACTTATAACTATTTCTGGAAGTCCAGTAGAACTTGTTCGTGAAATGTCTATAAAACATGGATTTGATGATTATATAGGAACAGAGTATTTAATTGATGAAACTCAAAAATATACAGGTAACATAGTTCCTATGTGGGATAGAGTAAGTAAAGAAAAAGCTATAAATAATTTTGTTAAAAAATATAATATAGATCTTAATAAAAGTTACGCTTACGGTGATACACTAGGAGATTTTTCAATGTTTAAATCCGTGGGAAATCCTCGCGCTATAAATCCTACTAGAGAACTTATAAATGCAGTAATAAAAGATCCTATTATAAAAGAAAAAGTAAAAATAATAGTAGAAAGAAAAGATGTAGTATATAAATTAAATTCTGAAACATTAGATATTTTATAA
- a CDS encoding S1 RNA-binding domain-containing protein, which produces MVEIGKIQKLKVANIAKIGVYLDAGTEEQGDNILLPNNQLPDDVKEGDELEVFVYRDSEDRLIATRKTPLVQAGEIAVLKVKETTSIGAFLDIGLERDVLLPFKEQKYRVISGKKYLVAIYIDKSDRLTATTYISKFLSSESPYKRDEWVKGIVYSINNEIGALVAVDNKYKGLIPKSELYKEINVGDEVECRVARVRDDGKLDLGTREVAYKQMDSDVEMLLNKLEKYDGFIPLNDKSKPEEIKDRLKISKAAFKRAVGRLLKEDKIIQTEKGIKLK; this is translated from the coding sequence ATGGTTGAAATAGGTAAAATACAAAAATTAAAGGTGGCTAATATTGCAAAAATAGGAGTGTATTTAGATGCAGGTACAGAAGAACAAGGAGATAACATATTACTTCCTAATAATCAATTACCTGATGATGTAAAAGAAGGAGATGAATTGGAAGTTTTTGTATATAGAGATTCTGAAGATAGATTAATTGCTACTAGGAAAACTCCATTAGTACAGGCTGGAGAGATTGCTGTATTAAAAGTTAAGGAAACAACATCAATAGGAGCTTTTTTAGATATAGGACTTGAAAGAGATGTATTACTTCCTTTTAAAGAACAAAAATATAGAGTGATTTCTGGAAAAAAATATTTAGTTGCAATATATATAGATAAAAGTGATAGACTTACTGCTACAACTTATATATCAAAATTTTTATCTTCTGAAAGTCCTTATAAAAGAGATGAATGGGTTAAAGGAATTGTATATTCAATTAATAATGAAATAGGAGCATTAGTAGCTGTAGATAATAAATACAAAGGGTTAATACCTAAGAGTGAATTATATAAGGAAATAAATGTTGGTGATGAAGTAGAATGTAGAGTAGCTAGAGTAAGAGATGATGGAAAGCTTGATTTAGGTACAAGAGAAGTTGCATATAAGCAGATGGATAGTGATGTAGAAATGCTATTAAATAAATTAGAAAAATATGATGGATTTATTCCATTAAATGATAAAAGTAAACCAGAAGAAATTAAGGATAGATTAAAAATAAGTAAAGCAGCATTTAAAAGAGCAGTGGGAAGATTGCTTAAAGAAGATAAAATAATTCAAACAGAAAAAGGAATAAAATTAAAATAA
- a CDS encoding serine/threonine-protein kinase, with the protein MNKDYINNCGLDLKGCKFLGEGHHGKVFLRKDGKVIKICTTVRSCKSEYLILKKVDGSKYFPRAYKYEYLYMIRDYVGGQCMRDYIKTHGLSKRLAINVIKLLEEFKRLNFTKIDIRCKDIFVQSKEKVMVIDPKGCYSRHKNYPAHLMKGLKNSMYLDKFLRILKKERPKLYKEWILQNNLK; encoded by the coding sequence ATGAATAAAGACTATATAAATAATTGCGGTCTTGATTTAAAAGGATGTAAATTTTTAGGGGAAGGACATCATGGAAAAGTATTTTTAAGAAAAGATGGAAAAGTAATAAAAATATGTACAACTGTTAGGAGCTGTAAATCAGAATACCTTATATTAAAAAAAGTAGATGGGTCAAAATACTTTCCTCGAGCATATAAATACGAATACTTATATATGATAAGAGACTACGTGGGTGGACAATGTATGAGGGATTATATAAAAACTCATGGACTTAGTAAAAGACTCGCTATAAATGTTATTAAACTACTAGAAGAATTTAAAAGACTAAATTTCACCAAAATAGATATACGATGTAAAGATATTTTTGTTCAAAGTAAAGAAAAAGTTATGGTTATTGATCCTAAAGGATGTTATAGTAGACATAAAAATTATCCAGCTCATCTTATGAAGGGATTAAAAAATAGCATGTACTTAGATAAATTTTTAAGAATATTAAAAAAAGAAAGACCTAAATTATATAAAGAATGGATTTTGCAAAACAATTTGAAATAA
- a CDS encoding signal peptidase II — MPYVFWTVIFLIVFIDRWTKRKTIKILGNRRGKKSVELIQDKLKLMLEDNKIKHVDGLEGGLTIIIKITLIALLCAIIYLIKLTQYQGEIGLKLALSFIIGGGFGNFIDRLGHGYVIDFICIKGSKNIVFNLSRIFIITGIILLLFNI, encoded by the coding sequence ATGCCATATGTATTTTGGACCGTTATATTTTTAATAGTCTTTATAGATAGATGGACTAAACGGAAAACAATTAAGATTTTAGGAAATAGAAGAGGAAAAAAATCTGTAGAATTAATACAAGATAAATTAAAGTTAATGCTTGAAGATAACAAAATAAAACATGTTGATGGTTTAGAAGGTGGATTAACTATAATAATTAAGATAACTTTGATAGCTTTGTTATGTGCCATTATTTATTTAATAAAATTAACACAGTATCAAGGGGAAATAGGATTAAAACTTGCACTTTCCTTTATAATTGGTGGAGGATTTGGAAACTTTATAGATAGACTGGGACATGGATATGTTATAGATTTTATATGCATAAAAGGAAGTAAAAACATTGTATTTAATTTATCCAGGATATTTATAATAACAGGTATAATATTGTTATTATTTAATATATAA
- a CDS encoding undecaprenyl diphosphate synthase family protein — MRIPNHIGIIPDGNRRWAVNNGLTKEKGYNSGLTPGLMLFRLCKKIGVKEITYYGFTTDNTKRPKIQRLAFSKACVDAVNLLSKEDADLLVVGNSDSPMFPKELLPFTKRKAFGKGGIKVNFLVNYGWEWDLSNLKENTSSNRNSIANTLKSNDISRVDLIIRWGGRRRLSGFLPVQSIYSDFYVVDEYWPNFNKDHFYNALKWYNTQDITLGG; from the coding sequence ATGCGAATTCCAAATCATATAGGTATTATTCCAGATGGAAATAGACGTTGGGCTGTGAATAATGGTTTAACAAAAGAAAAAGGTTATAATTCAGGTTTAACTCCCGGATTAATGCTCTTTCGTTTATGTAAAAAAATAGGCGTCAAAGAAATTACATACTATGGATTTACCACTGATAACACTAAACGTCCTAAAATTCAAAGACTTGCTTTTTCAAAAGCCTGTGTTGATGCAGTTAATTTATTAAGTAAAGAAGATGCTGATTTATTAGTAGTAGGTAATTCTGATTCGCCAATGTTTCCTAAAGAACTTTTACCTTTTACTAAAAGAAAAGCTTTTGGTAAGGGAGGTATCAAAGTTAATTTTCTAGTTAATTACGGATGGGAATGGGATCTTAGCAATCTTAAAGAGAATACTAGTTCTAATAGAAATTCTATAGCTAATACCTTAAAATCAAATGATATTTCACGAGTTGACCTTATAATTCGTTGGGGTGGTAGAAGGCGTTTAAGTGGATTCTTACCTGTCCAATCTATCTATTCAGACTTTTATGTTGTAGATGAATATTGGCCAAATTTTAACAAAGATCATTTTTATAATGCTTTAAAATGGTATAACACCCAAGATATAACCCTTGGCGGTTAA
- a CDS encoding transglutaminase domain-containing protein gives MYIKFSKVFKVYSIMILIFSIMIFNCTKTVIAKESNCKVLNKIESIDVNKKWKINFNNKLNVDTLKNNIKILDGDSKEYLEIKLKYNDKDKSVNVEPLKNYRSKGNYTLIIEEGIKSFDGKKLSKGVRLNFKCKEYKQEINKSSSLLKENFKDTGNIVNNKEDFYNILRYALYTFKSKITLIINNYNENDYSLDIIDDIIHDNPILDYGYKGANGSISLSKEKIIMKLNLNYTYSKERMEYMRKESQNKANDIIKKIIKTNMNDYEKELAIHDYIVSNSRYDERLFSGNIPGESYTDYGVLVKGVGVCESYAKAMYRLLNAAGIETLFVFGEAINQSGITEAHAWNIVKLNGRYYQLDTTWDNPIVPGGKKYITHDYFNLTDNEMEKDHIWDKSKYPKCYSKTYSFKQKYVA, from the coding sequence ATGTATATTAAATTTTCTAAAGTCTTTAAGGTATATTCAATTATGATATTAATATTTTCAATTATGATATTTAATTGTACAAAGACAGTTATTGCTAAAGAAAGTAATTGTAAAGTATTAAATAAAATAGAAAGTATAGATGTTAATAAAAAATGGAAGATAAATTTCAATAATAAACTTAATGTAGATACCTTAAAAAATAATATAAAAATTTTAGACGGAGATTCAAAAGAATATTTAGAGATTAAATTAAAATATAATGATAAAGATAAATCTGTTAATGTAGAACCTTTAAAAAATTATAGAAGTAAAGGGAATTATACTTTAATTATAGAAGAAGGAATAAAATCTTTTGATGGAAAAAAGTTATCAAAAGGTGTTAGGCTTAATTTTAAATGTAAAGAGTATAAGCAAGAAATAAATAAAAGTAGTTCCTTATTAAAAGAAAACTTTAAAGATACAGGTAACATAGTTAATAATAAAGAAGATTTTTATAATATATTAAGATATGCACTATATACCTTTAAATCTAAAATTACATTAATAATTAATAATTATAATGAAAATGACTATTCTTTAGATATAATAGATGATATTATACATGATAATCCAATATTAGATTACGGCTATAAAGGGGCTAATGGAAGTATAAGTTTATCAAAGGAAAAGATTATAATGAAACTTAATTTAAATTATACTTATTCAAAGGAAAGAATGGAGTATATGAGAAAAGAGTCTCAAAATAAAGCAAATGATATTATTAAAAAGATTATAAAGACTAATATGAACGATTATGAAAAAGAATTAGCTATTCATGATTATATTGTTAGTAATTCTAGATATGATGAAAGACTATTTTCAGGTAATATACCAGGAGAATCTTATACAGATTATGGTGTTCTAGTAAAGGGTGTAGGGGTATGTGAAAGTTATGCAAAGGCCATGTATAGATTATTAAATGCTGCTGGAATTGAAACATTATTTGTATTTGGAGAAGCCATAAATCAAAGTGGTATAACTGAAGCTCATGCATGGAATATAGTGAAATTAAATGGTAGATACTATCAATTAGACACAACTTGGGACAATCCTATTGTACCAGGAGGTAAAAAATATATTACACATGATTATTTTAACTTAACTGATAACGAAATGGAAAAGGATCATATTTGGGATAAATCTAAATATCCAAAATGCTACAGTAAAACTTATAGTTTTAAGCAAAAATATGTAGCCTAA
- a CDS encoding radical SAM protein, translating into MRYEGTVYRPPSEAYSLIIQVTLGCSHNKCTFCNMYKDRNFKIKSLDEVFEDLELSRKYYKYVRRIFLADGDALILKTENLEKILMKIKELFPECERVSVYGTPADILRKSEEDLIKLKKLGLDIIYIGVESGSDEVLKDVNKGVTSEEIIKAGQKVKRTGIKLSATLISGLGGKEKSKLHAKESARVISAINPDYLGILTLMIEPGTEIYNKIENNEMTLLNPKEVMVETRELIRNLEVSNCIFRSNHASNYAPLAATLGEEKERLLKELDSIIGSDYSFKDEYFRRF; encoded by the coding sequence ATGAGATATGAAGGAACAGTTTATAGACCACCAAGTGAAGCATATAGTTTAATTATTCAAGTTACATTAGGATGTTCTCATAACAAATGTACATTCTGTAATATGTATAAAGATAGAAACTTTAAGATAAAAAGTTTAGATGAAGTATTTGAGGATTTAGAGTTATCTAGAAAATATTATAAATATGTAAGAAGAATATTTTTAGCGGATGGAGATGCTTTAATTTTAAAAACTGAAAACTTAGAAAAAATACTTATGAAAATTAAAGAATTATTTCCAGAATGCGAAAGAGTTTCTGTTTATGGAACTCCAGCAGATATTTTAAGAAAAAGTGAAGAGGATTTAATTAAACTTAAAAAACTAGGTCTAGATATAATTTATATAGGTGTAGAAAGTGGTAGTGATGAAGTGCTTAAGGATGTAAATAAAGGGGTTACTTCAGAAGAAATAATAAAAGCTGGACAAAAAGTAAAAAGAACTGGAATAAAACTTTCTGCAACATTAATTTCAGGGCTTGGTGGAAAAGAAAAGTCTAAATTACATGCAAAAGAATCTGCAAGAGTTATAAGTGCTATTAATCCTGATTATTTAGGTATACTTACACTTATGATTGAACCGGGAACAGAAATATATAATAAGATTGAAAATAATGAAATGACACTTCTAAATCCAAAAGAAGTTATGGTAGAGACTAGAGAACTTATAAGAAATCTAGAGGTGAGTAACTGTATATTTAGAAGTAATCATGCATCTAATTATGCACCACTTGCAGCAACATTAGGAGAGGAAAAAGAAAGACTTTTAAAGGAATTAGATAGTATAATCGGAAGTGATTATAGTTTTAAAGATGAATATTTTAGAAGATTTTAA
- a CDS encoding YbjQ family protein has product MLLVNTEFISGKEIETIALVKGSTIQSKNIGKDILSGLRTIVGGELNEYTEMMNEAREIATNRMIEEAKRLGADAVINVRYATSAIMQAAAEVIVYGTAVRIL; this is encoded by the coding sequence ATGTTACTAGTGAATACAGAGTTTATTTCAGGAAAAGAAATAGAAACTATTGCTTTGGTAAAAGGATCTACAATTCAATCTAAAAATATTGGAAAAGATATTTTAAGTGGTTTAAGAACAATTGTTGGTGGAGAATTAAATGAATATACAGAAATGATGAATGAAGCTAGAGAAATAGCTACTAATAGAATGATAGAAGAAGCAAAACGACTTGGAGCAGATGCAGTAATAAATGTTAGATATGCTACTAGTGCTATAATGCAAGCAGCAGCAGAAGTTATAGTTTATGGAACAGCTGTAAGAATACTATAA
- a CDS encoding amidohydrolase, with protein MILIKNGKIITVTKGTLKNGCILIKDGKILKVSEYIEVNEDVRIIDAKGGWVTPGFIDAHCHIGIFEQDMGFEGTDINEATDPVTPHLRAIDAINPMDTSFKDAIKGGVTTVMTGPGSANPMGGQFVAMKTSGICVDDMVIKEPAAIKIAFGENPKRIYKSKNKMPTTRMATAALIREILTKAQNYKIKKEKALKEGKDFEENFRLEPLIPVLNKQIPLKAHCHRTDDILTAIRIAKEFDVNLTLDHCSEGHLIADYIKQSGRDVIVGPTLTARTKIEVKNKTFKTPKILHDNSIKIAIMTDHPVIPIEYLPLCAGLAAKEGLGIEEALKAITINPAEICGIDNRVGSLEVGKDADIVISNGNPLDSLTSTICTIINGKVEYIKE; from the coding sequence ATGATACTAATAAAAAATGGAAAGATAATTACTGTAACTAAAGGTACTTTGAAAAATGGATGTATTCTTATAAAAGATGGAAAGATATTAAAAGTTTCAGAGTATATAGAAGTTAATGAAGATGTACGAATAATAGATGCTAAAGGAGGGTGGGTTACACCAGGGTTTATAGATGCCCATTGTCATATAGGTATATTTGAACAAGATATGGGATTTGAAGGGACAGATATAAATGAAGCTACAGATCCAGTAACTCCTCATTTACGAGCAATTGATGCTATAAATCCTATGGATACTTCTTTTAAAGATGCTATAAAAGGAGGAGTAACTACAGTAATGACAGGACCTGGTAGTGCTAATCCTATGGGAGGGCAGTTTGTTGCAATGAAAACTAGTGGTATATGTGTTGATGATATGGTAATTAAAGAACCTGCTGCTATAAAGATTGCTTTTGGAGAAAATCCTAAAAGAATTTATAAATCAAAAAATAAAATGCCTACTACAAGAATGGCAACGGCAGCTTTAATTAGAGAAATATTAACTAAAGCACAAAATTATAAAATAAAAAAAGAAAAGGCCCTTAAAGAAGGGAAAGATTTTGAAGAAAATTTTAGATTAGAGCCATTAATTCCTGTATTAAATAAGCAAATCCCACTTAAAGCACATTGCCATAGAACTGATGACATATTAACAGCTATAAGAATAGCAAAAGAATTTGATGTGAATCTTACATTGGATCATTGTTCAGAGGGGCATTTAATAGCAGATTATATCAAACAATCTGGAAGAGATGTGATTGTAGGACCAACGCTTACTGCAAGAACTAAGATTGAGGTTAAAAACAAAACATTTAAGACTCCCAAGATACTTCATGATAATAGTATTAAAATAGCTATAATGACAGATCATCCAGTTATACCTATAGAATACTTACCATTATGTGCTGGACTTGCAGCTAAGGAAGGGCTAGGAATTGAAGAGGCGTTAAAAGCTATAACTATAAATCCAGCTGAGATTTGTGGAATAGATAATAGAGTTGGGAGCTTAGAAGTTGGTAAAGATGCAGATATTGTAATTTCCAATGGAAATCCACTAGATTCCCTTACAAGTACAATATGTACAATAATAAATGGAAAAGTAGAATATATAAAGGAATAA
- a CDS encoding aspartyl-phosphate phosphatase Spo0E family protein: MKDYIKIQMEETRIKLNNLVERKLNRMIDYDVIELSQKLDRLLIQYIKITNNNKYLVKDF, translated from the coding sequence ATGAAAGATTATATTAAAATACAAATGGAAGAAACTAGAATTAAGTTAAATAACTTAGTTGAAAGAAAGCTTAATAGAATGATAGATTATGATGTAATAGAGTTAAGTCAAAAATTAGATAGGCTATTAATTCAATATATTAAAATAACTAATAATAACAAATATTTAGTAAAAGATTTCTAA
- the rbsK gene encoding ribokinase, with the protein MNNICVIGSINMDVVLKVNRMVKVGETIFANDLKNIPGGKGSNQAIACSRMNANVFMIGKVGVDGNGDILVSKLKENNINTEYIFKDDKVSTGTAIITVDHEANNSIIVASGSNMTITEEEINRTYNIIKNSDIVISQFEVPMRIILKGFKIAKENNRITILNPAPAKEINRELLKYTDIIIPNETEAFELTGIEVTDLDSAKKAAYVLMKEGVKCVIITLGSKGSAVITKEHSDIVPAFKVNAIDTTAAGDSFIGGFASKIDINNMSFENIKKSIKFGNMVSSIVVQREGAEPSIPYLEDIKNIYGEEL; encoded by the coding sequence GTGAATAATATTTGTGTAATTGGAAGTATAAATATGGATGTGGTTTTAAAAGTAAATAGGATGGTAAAGGTTGGAGAAACTATATTTGCAAATGATTTAAAGAATATACCTGGGGGGAAGGGCTCAAATCAGGCTATAGCTTGTTCGCGCATGAATGCAAACGTATTCATGATAGGAAAAGTTGGCGTAGATGGAAATGGAGACATATTAGTTAGTAAATTGAAAGAAAATAATATAAATACAGAGTATATATTTAAAGATGATAAAGTATCAACAGGCACAGCTATAATTACAGTAGATCATGAAGCTAATAATTCAATTATTGTAGCATCAGGTTCTAATATGACTATTACAGAGGAAGAAATTAATAGGACTTATAATATTATAAAAAATAGCGATATAGTAATATCACAGTTTGAAGTTCCTATGAGAATAATTTTAAAGGGGTTTAAGATAGCTAAAGAAAATAATAGAATAACAATTTTAAATCCAGCACCAGCTAAAGAAATTAATAGAGAATTATTAAAGTATACAGATATAATAATACCAAATGAAACAGAAGCTTTTGAACTTACAGGGATTGAAGTTACAGATTTGGATAGTGCCAAAAAAGCGGCATATGTATTAATGAAGGAAGGAGTTAAGTGTGTAATTATTACTTTAGGATCTAAAGGTTCAGCAGTAATAACTAAAGAACACTCAGATATAGTACCTGCTTTTAAAGTTAATGCTATAGATACAACTGCTGCAGGGGATAGTTTTATAGGTGGATTTGCAAGTAAAATAGATATTAATAATATGAGTTTTGAAAATATAAAGAAATCAATAAAGTTTGGAAATATGGTATCTTCTATTGTAGTTCAAAGAGAAGGAGCGGAACCATCTATTCCATATTTAGAAGATATAAAAAATATATACGGGGAGGAACTATAA
- the rbsD gene encoding D-ribose pyranase: MKKTPLLNSCICEVISKMGHTDMIAIGDCGLPIPDGTKRIDLALLKGVPSFIQTLRAVLLEQQIEEVIIARETTETSPEIFEAIKEEVGDVKITFISHEELKMELHNCKAVIRTGEQTPYANVILKSGVVF, translated from the coding sequence ATGAAAAAGACACCTTTATTAAACAGTTGTATATGTGAAGTAATTTCAAAAATGGGACATACGGATATGATAGCTATTGGGGATTGTGGACTTCCAATTCCTGATGGTACTAAAAGAATAGATTTAGCTTTATTAAAAGGAGTACCTAGTTTTATACAAACACTTAGAGCTGTTTTATTAGAACAACAGATAGAAGAAGTGATAATTGCACGTGAAACTACCGAAACTAGTCCTGAAATTTTTGAAGCTATAAAAGAAGAAGTTGGAGATGTTAAAATTACATTTATATCTCATGAGGAATTAAAGATGGAATTACACAATTGTAAAGCAGTTATAAGAACTGGTGAACAAACTCCTTATGCTAATGTGATATTAAAATCAGGAGTGGTATTTTAG